The proteins below come from a single Syntrophales bacterium genomic window:
- a CDS encoding type II toxin-antitoxin system RelE/ParE family toxin codes for MAYNIVYKKSVHRDLKKLSKAEAGRILDQIERELLKKPESNPVLKGQFAGLRKFRVGDYRVIYALLGDDILILRIGHRRNVYKGEI; via the coding sequence TTGGCTTATAATATCGTCTACAAAAAGTCGGTTCATCGCGACTTAAAAAAGCTTTCAAAAGCAGAGGCTGGTCGTATCCTCGACCAAATTGAACGGGAGCTTTTAAAAAAACCTGAGTCAAATCCCGTCCTCAAAGGACAATTTGCCGGGCTTCGCAAATTTCGAGTAGGTGACTATCGGGTAATTTACGCATTATTAGGTGACGATATCCTTATCCTCAGAATTGGTCACCGAAGAAATGTCTATAAAGGCGAAATCTAA
- a CDS encoding ribbon-helix-helix domain-containing protein — protein sequence MSTAISVRLPKELSEQLESIAKETERPRSFIIQKALESYIEDYADLQVALDRLHDKTDPIVSGKELRKSLGL from the coding sequence ATGAGTACAGCCATATCCGTTAGGCTCCCTAAGGAGCTATCCGAGCAATTGGAGAGCATAGCCAAGGAAACAGAGAGACCACGCTCTTTTATAATCCAGAAAGCGTTAGAGTCCTACATAGAAGATTATGCAGATCTACAGGTAGCTCTCGATCGGCTCCATGATAAAACAGATCCTATAGTTTCTGGCAAAGAGCTAAGGAAATCTCTTGGCTTATAA